A region from the Spirochaeta thermophila DSM 6192 genome encodes:
- a CDS encoding alpha-glucosidase, with product MSRQWWKEAIVYQIYPRSFMDSNGDGIGDLRGIIQRIDHLASLGVDAVWLNPVYRSPNVDNGYDISDFFSIMEELGTMEDWEELLHALHARGIRLVMDLVLNHTSDQHPWFIASRALRDNPYRHYYIWRDRPNNWRSLFEGPAWEYDEATGEYYLHVFAREQPDLNWAYPPLREELYRMVNWWLDKGIDGFRLDAISVISKHPDFPDGDEVGPDGLAPGTPYFMNGPHLGEYLEELYRRCFHGRDLLTVGECAGVHPDDLPHLVGDDKALKSIFFMDHMFLDLGPDGYRFGNPYPYPWRWSQFKRIVYTWYKAFSRAGWMSFYLGNHDFPRCISRFGCDGEHWLASGKMLATLLLTMPGTIYLYQGDEIGMTNAHFTSITDYRDVETLNYYRRAMEEGRDEGEVMAEIMARSRDNARTPMQWSAETQAGFTTGEPWIPLNPNYRTINVAQQERDPDSLLSYYRRLIRMRKEHVDVLVYGDLLMHDLDSDHLWVYDRTAGHGGFRIVLNLTPEEQEWEEGDAALVLSSLGDAETGRLRPYEARIYRI from the coding sequence ATGTCCCGACAGTGGTGGAAAGAGGCGATCGTCTATCAGATCTATCCGCGCAGTTTCATGGACAGCAACGGCGACGGGATCGGGGATCTCAGGGGGATCATTCAGAGGATCGACCACCTCGCCTCCCTGGGGGTGGACGCCGTGTGGCTCAACCCGGTGTACCGTTCTCCCAATGTGGACAACGGCTACGACATAAGCGACTTCTTCTCCATCATGGAGGAACTCGGCACCATGGAGGACTGGGAGGAGCTTCTCCATGCCCTCCATGCGAGGGGCATCCGTCTGGTCATGGACCTGGTGCTCAACCACACGTCGGATCAGCACCCGTGGTTCATCGCCTCCCGTGCCTTGAGGGACAACCCCTACCGGCACTACTACATATGGCGTGATCGACCGAACAACTGGCGATCGCTCTTCGAGGGGCCGGCCTGGGAGTACGACGAGGCCACGGGGGAGTACTACCTCCACGTCTTCGCCAGGGAACAGCCCGATCTCAACTGGGCGTACCCGCCGCTCAGGGAGGAACTCTATCGCATGGTCAACTGGTGGCTCGACAAGGGGATAGACGGATTCAGGCTCGACGCGATAAGTGTGATCTCGAAGCACCCCGATTTCCCCGACGGCGATGAGGTGGGGCCCGATGGGCTTGCCCCGGGGACGCCGTACTTCATGAACGGCCCGCACCTCGGGGAGTATCTCGAGGAGCTCTACCGGCGCTGTTTCCATGGAAGGGATCTCCTCACCGTGGGGGAGTGTGCGGGTGTCCACCCGGACGACCTTCCCCACCTGGTCGGCGACGACAAGGCCCTCAAGAGCATCTTCTTCATGGATCACATGTTCCTCGACCTTGGGCCCGACGGCTACCGGTTCGGCAACCCGTACCCCTATCCCTGGCGGTGGTCGCAGTTCAAACGGATCGTGTACACGTGGTACAAGGCCTTCTCCCGTGCCGGCTGGATGAGCTTCTACCTGGGAAACCACGACTTCCCCCGTTGTATCTCGCGCTTCGGCTGCGACGGAGAACACTGGCTCGCCTCGGGCAAGATGCTCGCCACCCTGCTGCTCACCATGCCGGGTACCATCTATCTCTACCAGGGGGATGAGATAGGGATGACCAATGCCCACTTCACCTCCATCACTGACTACCGGGATGTGGAAACCCTCAACTACTACCGTCGGGCCATGGAGGAGGGGAGGGACGAGGGGGAGGTGATGGCCGAGATCATGGCGAGGAGCAGGGACAACGCACGGACTCCCATGCAGTGGTCGGCGGAGACACAGGCGGGATTCACCACGGGCGAACCCTGGATACCGCTTAACCCCAACTATCGAACCATCAACGTGGCTCAGCAGGAGCGCGACCCCGACTCCCTGCTCTCCTACTACAGGCGGCTCATCCGCATGAGGAAGGAACACGTCGACGTCCTGGTCTACGGCGACCTCCTGATGCACGATCTCGACTCGGACCACCTGTGGGTCTACGACCGGACGGCAGGGCACGGTGGATTCAGGATCGTGCTCAACCTCACCCCTGAGGAACAGGAATGGGAAGAAGGGGATGCTGCCCTCGTCCTCTCCTCCCTGGGGGATGCGGAGACCGGAAGGCTCCGGCCCTACGAGGCGCGCATCTACAGGATCTAG
- a CDS encoding carbohydrate ABC transporter permease, translating into MREMSTVRRVGMGLVLAVLCTVWTIPTLGLFITSLRPREEATRSGWWTVFSSPGELTLENYRQVLAGADYSYTTRDGRKVTVRGDNMASAFLNSLAVTVPSVIIPIFLAALAAYGFAWLEFPGRKLLFTLIVSLLVVPLQVALIPILRDYQKIGLNGTFLGIWLAHTGFGLPLATYLLFNYISTIPRSIIESSLIDGADHFQIFTRLIVPLSAPALASFAIFQFLWVWNDLLVALVFLSGVGQNMEVLTQRLLNMVGTRGQNWHLLTSGAFVTMLLPVIVFLGLQKYFVRGLMEGSIKG; encoded by the coding sequence ATGAGAGAGATGTCCACGGTGCGACGGGTGGGCATGGGACTCGTCCTCGCAGTGCTCTGCACGGTCTGGACCATACCCACCTTGGGGCTCTTCATCACCTCCTTGCGGCCCAGGGAGGAGGCCACGAGATCGGGATGGTGGACGGTCTTCTCTTCTCCAGGCGAGCTCACCTTGGAGAACTACCGCCAGGTGCTCGCAGGGGCCGACTACTCCTACACCACCCGCGACGGCAGGAAGGTGACCGTACGGGGTGACAACATGGCCTCTGCCTTTCTCAACAGCCTCGCGGTGACCGTCCCCTCGGTGATCATCCCCATCTTCCTCGCCGCCCTCGCGGCCTACGGCTTCGCTTGGCTCGAGTTCCCCGGAAGGAAGCTCCTCTTCACTCTCATCGTCTCGCTCCTCGTGGTGCCGCTCCAGGTGGCCCTCATTCCCATCCTCAGGGACTACCAGAAGATAGGCCTCAACGGCACCTTCCTGGGTATCTGGTTGGCCCACACCGGGTTCGGACTTCCCCTTGCCACGTACCTGCTCTTCAACTACATCTCCACCATCCCCAGGAGCATCATCGAGAGCTCGCTCATCGACGGCGCCGATCACTTCCAGATCTTCACCAGGCTCATCGTACCGCTCTCGGCTCCGGCGCTCGCGAGTTTCGCCATCTTCCAGTTCCTCTGGGTCTGGAACGACCTCCTGGTGGCCCTGGTGTTCTTGAGCGGCGTGGGTCAAAACATGGAGGTGCTCACTCAGCGTCTCCTCAACATGGTGGGTACCCGGGGACAGAACTGGCACCTGCTCACGTCGGGTGCCTTCGTCACGATGCTGCTCCCGGTGATCGTCTTCCTCGGGTTGCAGAAGTACTTCGTGCGTGGTCTCATGGAGGGATCCATAAAGGGTTGA
- a CDS encoding carbohydrate ABC transporter permease: protein MQGSHDIRNTGVLASRMAGGIILLVVTVLWFSAGFSLLKVMREARLLMTLLAIVWGCGVLLGLFLSARSLVRSLPMAWQRRIVPFVFVGPAVLVMGWYLFLPIVRTFYLSFFDRMGSGFVGLSNYLYIFTDRTMRIAFANNLIWLVVGTGLVVFFGLVVALLADRMPFERTAKTLIFLPMSISFVGAGVIWRFVYAYQPPGSPQYGVLNALVVALGGEPQNWIVLRPWNTFFLIVILVWLYTGFAMVIFSAALKGIPKELREAAHIDGAGEFVTTVKILIPCIKGTIVSVSTTIILVTLKIFDIVYTMTNGLYGSEVLASQQYKQMFKFLHYGRGSAIAVVIFLAVIPIIWYNLRQFGRREVFK from the coding sequence ATGCAGGGTTCTCATGATATTCGCAATACGGGGGTCCTGGCGTCGAGGATGGCAGGCGGGATCATCCTCCTCGTGGTGACGGTCTTGTGGTTCTCCGCAGGGTTCTCCCTCCTCAAGGTGATGCGTGAGGCGAGACTCCTCATGACACTGCTCGCCATCGTGTGGGGATGCGGGGTCCTCCTCGGTCTCTTCCTCTCGGCCCGCTCCCTGGTGCGCAGCCTTCCCATGGCCTGGCAGAGGAGGATCGTCCCCTTCGTGTTCGTGGGTCCGGCGGTCCTGGTGATGGGTTGGTACCTCTTCCTTCCCATCGTGCGCACGTTCTACCTGAGTTTCTTCGACCGGATGGGCTCCGGATTCGTGGGGCTTTCCAACTACCTCTACATCTTCACCGACAGGACGATGCGCATCGCCTTCGCCAACAACCTCATATGGCTCGTGGTGGGGACGGGTCTGGTGGTCTTCTTCGGCCTGGTGGTGGCCCTCCTGGCCGACAGGATGCCGTTCGAGCGCACGGCGAAGACGCTCATCTTCCTCCCCATGTCCATATCGTTCGTCGGGGCGGGGGTGATATGGCGATTCGTCTATGCCTACCAGCCCCCCGGCTCACCCCAGTACGGCGTGCTCAACGCCCTCGTGGTGGCCCTGGGAGGTGAGCCGCAGAACTGGATCGTACTGAGGCCGTGGAACACCTTCTTCCTCATCGTGATACTCGTATGGCTCTACACCGGATTCGCCATGGTGATCTTCTCGGCCGCGCTCAAGGGTATCCCCAAGGAGCTCAGGGAGGCGGCCCACATCGACGGGGCGGGAGAATTCGTCACCACCGTGAAGATACTCATCCCCTGCATCAAGGGGACCATCGTCTCGGTATCCACCACCATCATACTGGTGACGCTCAAGATCTTCGATATCGTCTACACCATGACGAACGGGCTCTACGGGAGCGAGGTGCTCGCGAGCCAGCAGTACAAGCAGATGTTCAAGTTCCTCCACTACGGGAGGGGATCGGCGATCGCGGTGGTCATATTCCTGGCCGTGATCCCCATCATCTGGTACAACCTCAGACAGTTCGGGAGAAGGGAGGTCTTCAAATGA